A genomic region of Hallerella porci contains the following coding sequences:
- the rpsG gene encoding 30S ribosomal protein S7, which produces MSRRRKTIHKRTIADPRYHSVLITELIGVVLKQGKKTIAEQIVYTALDILNKKVEGEGTPLAKFEECLENIKPKLEVKSRRIGGANYQVPMEVAPDRAKALALRWLLAAARSRTEANMAERLAAELVAAKNNEGNAIRKKQDVHKMAEANRAFAHFRF; this is translated from the coding sequence ATGTCTAGAAGAAGAAAGACAATCCACAAGCGCACAATTGCTGACCCGCGTTATCATTCCGTTTTGATCACCGAACTCATCGGTGTTGTTCTCAAGCAAGGTAAGAAGACGATTGCAGAACAAATCGTTTACACTGCTCTTGACATTTTGAACAAGAAAGTGGAAGGCGAAGGCACTCCGCTTGCTAAGTTCGAAGAATGCCTTGAAAACATCAAGCCGAAGCTCGAAGTGAAGTCCCGTCGTATCGGTGGTGCAAACTACCAGGTTCCGATGGAAGTCGCTCCGGATCGTGCAAAGGCTCTCGCTCTTCGTTGGCTTTTGGCTGCAGCACGTAGCCGTACTGAAGCAAATATGGCCGAACGTCTTGCAGCAGAACTCGTTGCTGCTAAGAATAACGAAGGCAATGCCATCCGTAAGAAACAGGATGTGCATAAGATGGCTGAAGCGAACCGCGCATTCGCACACTTCCGCTTCTAA
- the rpsL gene encoding 30S ribosomal protein S12 produces the protein MPTIQQLVRKGREKILNRTASPALKQSPQKRGVCTRVYTTTPKKPNSALRKIARVRLSNKMEVTAYIPGEGHNLQEHSIVLIRGGRVKDVPGVRYHIIRGTLDTQAVNGRNQARSKYGVKRKAPAKK, from the coding sequence ATGCCTACTATACAACAGCTCGTCCGCAAGGGCCGTGAAAAGATCCTCAACAGAACCGCTTCGCCGGCTCTGAAACAAAGTCCGCAAAAGCGCGGTGTCTGCACCCGTGTGTACACCACCACGCCGAAGAAGCCGAACTCCGCACTCCGTAAAATTGCGCGTGTCCGTCTTTCCAACAAGATGGAAGTCACCGCTTACATCCCGGGTGAAGGTCACAACCTTCAGGAACACTCCATTGTTCTTATCCGTGGCGGTCGTGTCAAGGACGTTCCGGGTGTTCGTTACCACATTATCCGCGGTACTCTCGATACCCAGGCTGTGAACGGTCGTAACCAAGCACGTTCTAAATACGGCGTGAAGAGAAAAGCTCCGGCTAAGAAGTAA
- the rpoC gene encoding DNA-directed RNA polymerase subunit beta', which translates to MSEETFDYSENNSGEVSIHLASPDLIRQWSYGEVTKPETINYRSFKPERDGLFCERIFGPVKNWECNCGKYKRIRFKGVICDRCGVEVTHSKVRRERMGHIELAIPLAHVWFVKNQPCVLGAILDLDTKSLDNIIYYEKYIVLDPGDTDLKQNELIDEFKYQDLEKEGRHFSAKMGASALKQLLANVDFVKLSEELRVDANSKSKTKRDEAIKRLKIVEAFKKSQMEDFLSYYENPEKKKNNASPKIKDLAEKVEDFKYGVVGADGERKGGYAAKIEGQEFNLLDAFCEFREKYPAQAKELSNQPEWMILDVLPVIPPDLRPLVPLDGGRFATSDLNELYRRVINRNNRLKKLIDIKAPDVILCNEKRMLQEAVDQLFDSGRRTARVGSNRPLKSLSELLKGKQGRFRMNLLGKRVDYSGRSVIVVGPELKMHQCGLPKRMALELYKPFIIQRLEESGTVYTLKAAKKFVDAEKPEVWDILEEIIEDHPVMLNRAPTLHRLGIQAFYPKLIEGNAIRLHPLVCTAFNADFDGDQMAVHLPLSFETQLECRVLMLSSNNILHPASGLPIAVPGQDIVLGLYYISKPRPNRLGAGMHFYDAAEALRAYGNGKIDLNAECYLRLPAGRKIYMGALEKDTRCLMEQPDDNGVSEVVAKKGEKIKFLTLQEPSLIKTTMGRIILNEIIPNAVGFANETFGKKVIAKSIDDLYRRTGNRVTVEYLDDLKALGYKWAAISGSSVAIAEMVIPPEKQQLLEEATEKVNRIRELYEDGVITDGERYNQIIDVWSKTTSDVAAKQWDLLSHDRDGFNPVYMMADSGARGSREQIKQLSGMRGLMQKPTKQLGGQEVIENPIKSCFREGLNEMEYFISAHGARKGLADTALKTADAGYLTRRLVDVAQDLVIVEEDCHTKDGIDISAYKDGDDTIITLEERLLGRAPVEDIVHPVTGEVIVKAGELVTERDLPKISATGLEHVKMRSVLTCEARNGVCAKCYGRMLASGRPVDLGEAVGVIAAQSIGEPGTQLTLRTFHIGGASSRLTVENSKSAPVDGKIELDNVNTLDHDGSKIVVSRMGELVIYDATGINKGRWQIPYGATLYVEDGATVTKDTKLFEWDPYTSPILSNASGKIQFVDLIENTTYRVDKDDVTGVETWTVISDRHGKHRPAINVVDADGARLGVYYLPDGAILSVHDGDKAVQGEILAKLPRAVGKTKDITGGLPRVAELFEARVPKNVAVIAPIDGIVEYGNEERGNQKVIIKNGDEEQTVLVPRGRHLAVLEGDRVRRGQKICDGSVDPHDILRVQGPEAVQRHLVNEIQAVYRLQGVAIADKHIECIVRQMMRKIKISDPGDSELLPDEEISKARLRMKNDKLRAEGRAEAKGTPMLLGITKSSLATDSFISAASFQETTKILTRAAIEGSEDPLMGLKENVIMGHLIPCGTGARHLRDVVVIDSDAEAEAAANRAAQVESDYQTGGVSFSMPDTGSEASEENGENLE; encoded by the coding sequence ATGTCAGAAGAAACTTTTGATTATTCTGAAAACAATAGCGGTGAAGTTTCGATTCACCTCGCTTCTCCAGATTTGATCCGTCAGTGGTCTTATGGTGAAGTCACCAAGCCTGAAACGATCAACTACCGTTCCTTTAAGCCGGAACGTGACGGCTTGTTCTGCGAACGCATTTTTGGACCGGTGAAGAACTGGGAATGCAACTGCGGCAAGTATAAGCGTATTCGTTTCAAAGGCGTTATCTGCGACCGCTGCGGTGTGGAAGTTACCCATTCCAAAGTGCGTCGTGAACGCATGGGTCATATTGAACTCGCTATTCCGCTTGCTCACGTTTGGTTTGTAAAAAATCAGCCGTGTGTGCTCGGAGCCATCTTGGATCTCGATACCAAGTCTTTGGATAACATCATCTACTACGAAAAGTACATTGTGCTGGATCCGGGCGATACCGATTTGAAGCAGAATGAATTGATCGATGAATTCAAGTATCAAGACTTGGAAAAAGAAGGTCGTCATTTCTCGGCAAAGATGGGCGCTTCTGCTTTGAAGCAGCTCCTCGCCAATGTTGACTTTGTCAAGCTCTCGGAAGAACTCCGTGTCGATGCAAATTCAAAGTCGAAGACGAAACGCGACGAAGCCATCAAGCGTTTGAAGATTGTTGAAGCCTTCAAAAAATCGCAGATGGAAGATTTCCTTTCTTACTACGAAAATCCGGAAAAGAAAAAGAATAACGCTTCGCCGAAAATTAAAGATCTCGCTGAAAAAGTCGAAGACTTTAAGTATGGCGTTGTCGGTGCTGATGGTGAACGCAAAGGCGGCTATGCAGCAAAAATTGAAGGCCAAGAATTCAATTTGCTCGACGCTTTCTGCGAATTCCGCGAAAAGTATCCGGCTCAGGCAAAGGAACTTTCGAATCAGCCGGAATGGATGATCCTCGATGTTCTGCCGGTGATTCCACCTGATTTGCGCCCGCTCGTTCCGCTGGATGGTGGTCGTTTCGCCACTTCTGACTTGAACGAACTTTATCGCCGCGTCATTAACCGCAATAATCGTCTGAAGAAATTGATTGACATCAAGGCTCCGGATGTGATTCTTTGCAACGAAAAGCGTATGTTGCAAGAAGCGGTTGACCAGTTGTTTGATAGCGGTCGTCGCACGGCTCGCGTCGGTTCGAATCGCCCGCTCAAGTCCCTCTCGGAACTTTTGAAGGGTAAGCAAGGCCGCTTCCGTATGAACCTTCTCGGTAAGCGCGTTGACTATTCGGGTCGTTCGGTGATTGTCGTCGGACCAGAATTGAAAATGCACCAGTGCGGTCTTCCGAAGCGTATGGCTTTGGAACTTTACAAGCCGTTTATTATTCAACGCTTGGAAGAATCGGGAACGGTTTATACTTTGAAGGCTGCAAAGAAATTTGTGGACGCCGAAAAGCCCGAAGTCTGGGACATTCTCGAAGAAATTATCGAAGACCATCCGGTGATGCTTAACCGTGCTCCGACACTGCACCGCTTGGGTATTCAGGCGTTCTATCCGAAATTGATCGAAGGAAATGCGATTCGTTTGCACCCGCTCGTTTGTACTGCATTCAACGCAGACTTCGATGGTGACCAAATGGCAGTGCACCTTCCGCTTTCTTTCGAAACGCAGTTGGAATGCCGCGTGCTTATGCTTTCGTCGAATAACATTCTTCACCCGGCTTCGGGTCTTCCGATTGCTGTTCCGGGTCAGGATATCGTGCTTGGACTTTACTACATCTCGAAGCCGCGTCCGAACCGTTTGGGTGCAGGTATGCATTTCTACGATGCAGCAGAAGCTCTCCGCGCTTATGGCAACGGAAAAATTGACCTCAACGCCGAATGCTATTTGCGTCTTCCTGCCGGAAGAAAAATTTACATGGGTGCTTTGGAAAAAGACACTCGTTGCTTGATGGAACAACCGGATGATAACGGTGTTTCTGAAGTTGTCGCTAAGAAGGGCGAAAAGATTAAGTTCCTCACCTTGCAGGAACCGTCGCTCATCAAGACGACGATGGGTCGAATTATTTTGAATGAAATCATCCCGAATGCAGTGGGTTTTGCAAACGAAACCTTCGGCAAGAAAGTGATTGCAAAGTCGATTGACGATTTGTATCGTCGTACCGGCAATCGCGTCACCGTGGAATATTTGGATGATTTGAAAGCTCTCGGTTATAAGTGGGCTGCAATTTCGGGCTCTTCTGTGGCTATCGCTGAAATGGTGATTCCGCCAGAAAAGCAACAACTCCTCGAAGAAGCAACCGAAAAGGTCAACCGCATTCGTGAACTCTACGAAGACGGTGTGATTACGGACGGTGAACGTTATAACCAGATCATCGACGTTTGGTCGAAGACGACTAGCGATGTGGCTGCAAAGCAGTGGGATCTCCTCTCTCATGACCGCGATGGATTCAATCCGGTTTACATGATGGCGGATTCGGGCGCTCGTGGTAGCCGCGAACAGATTAAGCAGCTCTCGGGTATGCGCGGCTTGATGCAGAAACCGACAAAGCAACTCGGCGGTCAAGAAGTTATCGAAAACCCGATTAAGTCTTGCTTCCGCGAAGGCTTGAACGAAATGGAATACTTCATTTCGGCTCACGGTGCTCGTAAAGGTTTGGCGGATACCGCTTTGAAAACTGCTGACGCAGGTTACTTGACTCGTCGTTTGGTTGACGTGGCTCAGGACTTGGTGATTGTCGAAGAAGATTGCCATACGAAAGATGGCATTGATATTTCGGCTTACAAGGATGGCGACGATACCATTATCACTCTCGAAGAACGTTTGCTCGGTCGCGCTCCGGTCGAAGATATCGTTCACCCGGTGACAGGCGAAGTTATTGTCAAGGCTGGTGAACTCGTTACAGAACGCGACTTGCCGAAAATTTCTGCAACCGGTCTTGAACATGTGAAGATGCGCTCGGTTCTCACTTGCGAAGCTCGTAACGGTGTCTGCGCAAAGTGCTACGGTCGTATGCTTGCTTCTGGTCGTCCGGTGGATCTCGGCGAAGCGGTCGGTGTTATCGCAGCTCAGTCCATTGGTGAACCGGGTACGCAGTTAACACTTCGTACATTCCACATCGGTGGTGCTTCTAGCCGTCTTACGGTTGAAAATTCGAAGAGCGCTCCGGTCGATGGTAAAATTGAATTGGATAACGTTAACACTTTGGATCATGACGGAAGCAAAATCGTGGTCAGCCGTATGGGCGAACTTGTGATTTATGATGCAACCGGCATTAACAAGGGTCGTTGGCAGATTCCGTATGGCGCAACCCTTTATGTTGAAGACGGCGCAACGGTGACAAAGGATACCAAGCTCTTTGAATGGGATCCGTACACAAGCCCGATTCTCAGCAACGCTAGCGGTAAAATCCAATTTGTGGATTTGATTGAAAATACAACTTATCGTGTGGATAAGGATGACGTGACAGGTGTTGAAACTTGGACCGTTATCAGTGATCGTCACGGTAAGCATCGTCCGGCGATTAACGTGGTCGATGCCGATGGCGCTCGTCTCGGTGTTTACTACTTACCGGATGGCGCAATTCTCTCTGTTCACGATGGCGATAAGGCTGTGCAAGGTGAAATCTTGGCAAAGCTTCCGCGTGCAGTGGGTAAAACAAAGGATATTACTGGTGGTCTTCCTCGTGTTGCAGAACTTTTCGAAGCTCGCGTCCCGAAGAATGTCGCAGTGATCGCTCCGATCGACGGTATCGTCGAATACGGCAACGAAGAACGCGGCAACCAAAAGGTGATCATCAAAAACGGCGACGAAGAACAAACTGTGCTCGTTCCGCGTGGACGCCACTTGGCGGTTCTCGAAGGCGACCGTGTTCGCAGAGGTCAAAAAATCTGCGACGGTTCCGTGGATCCGCACGATATTCTCCGCGTTCAAGGCCCCGAAGCTGTGCAACGTCACCTGGTCAACGAAATCCAGGCCGTTTACCGCTTGCAAGGTGTGGCCATCGCCGATAAGCATATCGAATGCATTGTCCGTCAGATGATGCGTAAGATTAAAATTTCCGATCCTGGTGATTCCGAGCTCCTTCCGGATGAAGAAATCTCCAAGGCACGTTTGCGCATGAAGAACGACAAGCTTAGAGCTGAAGGTCGTGCCGAAGCAAAGGGAACTCCGATGCTTCTCGGTATCACCAAGTCTTCGCTTGCTACGGATAGCTTCATTTCTGCAGCGTCCTTCCAGGAAACAACGAAGATCCTTACTCGTGCTGCTATTGAAGGTAGTGAGGACCCGTTGATGGGACTGAAGGAAAACGTCATCATGGGACACCTGATTCCTTGCGGAACAGGCGCCCGTCACCTGCGTGACGTTGTGGTCATCGATTCCGATGCCGAAGCAGAGGCTGCCGCTAACCGTGCTGCTCAGGTGGAATCGGACTATCAAACCGGAGGCGTCTCTTTCTCGATGCCAGACACCGGTTCCGAAGCCTCGGAAGAAAATGGTGAAAATCTCGAATAA
- the rpoB gene encoding DNA-directed RNA polymerase subunit beta, whose amino-acid sequence MTERKNYSSNKFQLELPYLVEVQKASYDHFLQNGVPPEKRLKVGLERVFQDIFPITDVKKLFALKYEGYFFGIPKYSLRECRERGLTHSIPLHANLSLQVFEEDGEDRKLKEEIKNDVLICELPIMTENGTFIINGAERVVVSQLHRSPGVSFDEELLPNGRSNFKSRIIPHRGAWVEFNTDGDILYLIIDRKKKIPATALLRCIGFETTADIISLFYKNIEKVTLSAGNMEDYYNRIVAADVIDTSSGEVILDANRVFDDKCAARLTESGIFEISFIAVDEENMLVHNTLLADKCKTKEEALKLIYFVMHQSQEEAPNMATAQIAFESTFLDDPRKYDLGEVGRYRLNAKVYTPAIEKILAEKGFSKPSLTTMTMTEADFLGIFEYMVGLYCDADGYVLDDIDHLGNRRTRSVGELVANQLSVGLSRMARVIRENFTSGDNETPTPRDLVNTRTVNTVVQSFFSSSQLSQFMDQMNPLSELTHKRRLSALGPGGLSRERAGFEVRDVHYTHYGRLCPIETPEGPNIGLINSLATYAVVNHFGFIETPYRIVGLQEFKGADGKSLYFPEEKWHFGLYKGFVREPRLFVQLELGAKDIAEVRSNLDNNQRVLFDSFVNKVFEFKNDDGSSYFVRNGNPLEAFKGKADYVLQSSKVYDVVSSFVVYLTADEEDAFNIAPANTVLKNAGFDPLFAGMLASAASDAEKTDVEERHQLTSFAEDFVMVREKDEYPLKARVVIGGELDESGKFENGVVPTFDLKTVDSEALEGRIQLMDVSPQQIISVAAGLIPFLEHDDANRALMGSNMQRQAVPLLRTEAPVVGTGLERRAALDSGTVVRAKHEGRVKFVDAMTVVIERGTLDENGEFQPLEGLGENFEFLDHEPVDTYLLRKFERSNQDSCINQKPVVNVGDFVKKGDVLADGASTDHGELAIGKNILIAFIPWNGYNYEDAVIVSEELAIKDAFTSIHVEEYEVEVRETKRGPEELTREIPNVGEDALKNLDERGIIRVGAEVHADDILVGKVTPKGETELSPEERLLRAIFGEKAGDVRDTSLVAPPGMKGIVLETRVFSRKDHNDKKSRAEDQEKINEIKEQFQADIDKIKTTCTNAMIEMLSGKVSGSIVDIDTHEVRIPEGTTLNEKMLNSLDFLTIAPSSTFARDDAETQEKAAGLLTVANESIDRLTRTMEKEIDKVTKGDELKPGVLQTVKVYIAKKKKLQVGDKMAGRHGNKGCVSKIVPVEDMPFTEDGRPIQILLNPLGVPSRMNVGQVLEVHLGWAAKVLGMKIATPVFDGASFDDIVGELEKAYQKMPIVSYKMDPEHGQIIGKAKLYDGRTGEPFLNPVTIGYMYYLKLGHLVEDKIHARSIGSYALVTQQPLGGKSQFGGQRFGEMEVWALEAYGAAYTLQELLTVKSDDVMGRSKIYDAIVHGKNTPEPGIPESFNVMIREVRSLCLDIKTSGEK is encoded by the coding sequence ATGACGGAGCGAAAGAATTATTCCTCCAATAAGTTCCAGCTGGAACTTCCATATCTGGTCGAAGTGCAGAAAGCTTCTTATGACCACTTCCTCCAAAATGGCGTTCCTCCCGAGAAGCGTCTCAAAGTAGGTTTGGAACGTGTTTTCCAAGACATTTTCCCCATCACAGACGTGAAGAAGCTCTTCGCGCTCAAGTACGAAGGCTACTTCTTTGGCATTCCCAAATACAGTCTTCGTGAATGCCGTGAACGCGGGCTTACTCACTCCATTCCTCTGCATGCAAATCTTTCTCTTCAGGTCTTTGAAGAAGATGGCGAAGATCGCAAACTGAAGGAAGAAATCAAAAACGATGTTTTGATCTGCGAATTGCCGATCATGACGGAGAATGGAACTTTCATTATCAACGGCGCAGAACGCGTTGTCGTTTCTCAGTTGCACCGTTCTCCTGGTGTAAGCTTTGACGAAGAACTTCTCCCGAACGGACGCTCGAATTTTAAGAGCCGCATCATTCCTCATCGTGGTGCATGGGTAGAATTTAATACGGACGGCGATATTCTCTATTTGATTATCGACCGCAAAAAGAAGATTCCGGCGACGGCTCTTCTCCGCTGCATCGGTTTCGAAACGACTGCAGATATTATTTCGCTTTTCTATAAAAATATTGAAAAGGTGACTCTTTCTGCTGGCAATATGGAAGATTACTACAACCGTATTGTGGCTGCCGATGTGATTGACACATCTTCGGGCGAAGTCATCTTGGATGCTAACCGTGTTTTTGACGACAAATGCGCAGCTCGTTTAACAGAAAGCGGCATTTTTGAAATTTCTTTCATCGCTGTAGATGAAGAAAATATGCTCGTCCACAACACGCTTTTGGCGGATAAGTGCAAGACCAAAGAAGAAGCTTTGAAGCTGATTTACTTTGTAATGCATCAATCGCAGGAAGAAGCGCCGAATATGGCGACCGCTCAGATTGCATTCGAAAGCACTTTCTTGGATGATCCGCGCAAATACGATCTCGGCGAAGTTGGCCGTTATCGTTTGAATGCAAAAGTTTATACTCCGGCGATTGAAAAAATTCTTGCTGAAAAAGGATTTTCAAAGCCGTCTTTGACCACGATGACGATGACCGAAGCGGATTTCCTCGGTATCTTCGAATACATGGTCGGTCTTTATTGCGACGCTGATGGTTATGTCTTGGATGATATTGACCACCTTGGAAACCGTCGTACCCGTTCTGTTGGGGAATTGGTTGCGAACCAACTCTCTGTCGGTCTTTCTCGTATGGCTCGCGTCATCCGTGAAAACTTTACCTCGGGCGATAACGAAACGCCGACTCCGCGGGATTTGGTGAATACTCGCACGGTGAATACGGTTGTGCAATCGTTCTTCAGTTCTAGCCAGCTTTCGCAGTTCATGGATCAGATGAACCCGCTGTCGGAATTGACTCACAAGCGTCGTCTTTCTGCTTTGGGCCCGGGCGGTCTTTCTCGTGAACGCGCAGGCTTCGAAGTTCGTGACGTTCACTATACTCACTATGGACGCCTTTGCCCGATTGAAACACCGGAAGGTCCGAACATCGGTCTTATTAACTCTCTTGCAACTTATGCGGTGGTGAACCATTTCGGCTTTATCGAAACGCCGTATCGCATTGTCGGTTTGCAAGAATTTAAGGGCGCAGACGGCAAGTCGCTTTACTTCCCCGAAGAAAAGTGGCACTTTGGTTTGTACAAAGGATTTGTCCGCGAACCGCGTCTTTTTGTGCAATTAGAACTTGGCGCAAAGGACATTGCTGAAGTTCGTTCGAATTTGGACAACAACCAACGCGTTCTCTTTGATTCTTTTGTGAACAAAGTCTTTGAATTTAAGAACGATGATGGTTCGAGCTATTTCGTTCGCAACGGTAATCCGCTTGAAGCCTTTAAGGGTAAAGCTGATTATGTTTTGCAATCGTCTAAGGTTTATGATGTCGTTTCGTCTTTCGTGGTCTATTTGACGGCTGACGAAGAAGATGCCTTTAACATTGCTCCGGCCAATACCGTTTTGAAGAATGCGGGTTTTGATCCGCTGTTTGCAGGAATGCTTGCAAGTGCAGCTTCGGATGCAGAAAAAACGGATGTGGAAGAACGTCATCAGTTGACTTCTTTCGCCGAAGACTTTGTGATGGTTCGTGAAAAGGATGAATATCCGTTGAAAGCTCGCGTCGTAATCGGCGGCGAACTGGACGAATCGGGCAAATTTGAAAATGGCGTTGTACCGACATTTGATTTGAAAACCGTCGATAGCGAAGCTCTCGAAGGACGCATCCAGTTGATGGACGTTTCTCCGCAGCAAATTATCTCGGTCGCAGCTGGTCTTATTCCGTTCTTGGAACATGACGATGCTAACCGTGCATTGATGGGTTCGAACATGCAGCGTCAAGCTGTGCCTCTGCTCCGCACCGAAGCTCCGGTGGTGGGCACTGGTTTGGAACGTCGTGCCGCATTGGATTCGGGTACCGTTGTGCGTGCAAAGCATGAAGGTCGTGTGAAGTTCGTCGATGCGATGACTGTCGTTATCGAACGCGGAACTTTGGACGAAAACGGCGAATTCCAACCGTTGGAAGGACTTGGCGAAAACTTTGAATTCTTGGATCACGAACCGGTGGATACTTATCTCCTCCGCAAGTTTGAACGTTCGAACCAAGATTCTTGCATTAACCAAAAACCGGTTGTCAATGTAGGCGACTTTGTGAAGAAGGGTGACGTCTTGGCGGACGGCGCTTCGACGGATCACGGCGAACTCGCAATCGGTAAAAATATTCTCATCGCTTTCATTCCGTGGAATGGTTACAACTACGAAGATGCTGTGATCGTGTCCGAAGAATTGGCGATTAAGGACGCATTCACTTCGATTCACGTAGAAGAATACGAAGTGGAAGTTCGCGAAACCAAGCGTGGACCGGAAGAACTCACTCGTGAAATTCCGAACGTCGGCGAAGATGCTTTGAAGAACCTTGACGAACGCGGCATTATCCGCGTCGGTGCCGAAGTGCACGCTGACGATATTCTCGTCGGTAAGGTGACTCCGAAGGGTGAAACGGAACTTTCTCCGGAAGAAAGACTTCTCCGCGCTATCTTCGGTGAAAAAGCGGGCGATGTGCGCGATACTTCTCTCGTTGCGCCTCCGGGCATGAAGGGTATCGTTCTTGAAACGCGTGTCTTTAGCCGTAAAGATCATAACGACAAGAAGAGCCGCGCAGAAGATCAAGAAAAGATTAACGAAATCAAGGAACAGTTCCAAGCCGATATTGATAAGATCAAGACGACTTGCACCAATGCGATGATTGAAATGCTCTCGGGCAAAGTTTCGGGCAGCATTGTGGATATTGATACCCACGAAGTTCGCATTCCGGAAGGAACAACTTTGAACGAAAAGATGCTCAACAGTCTTGACTTCTTGACGATTGCTCCGTCTTCGACCTTTGCTCGTGACGATGCAGAAACTCAAGAAAAGGCTGCTGGTCTTCTTACCGTTGCAAACGAATCGATTGATCGCTTGACCCGTACGATGGAAAAGGAAATCGATAAGGTGACGAAAGGTGATGAACTCAAGCCGGGCGTTCTCCAAACGGTGAAAGTTTACATTGCCAAGAAGAAAAAGCTCCAAGTCGGTGACAAGATGGCTGGTCGTCACGGTAACAAGGGTTGCGTATCGAAGATCGTTCCGGTTGAAGATATGCCGTTTACCGAAGATGGTCGTCCGATTCAAATCCTTTTGAACCCGCTGGGCGTTCCTTCTCGTATGAACGTGGGTCAGGTTTTGGAAGTGCACTTGGGCTGGGCTGCAAAAGTTCTCGGCATGAAGATTGCAACGCCGGTATTTGATGGTGCATCCTTCGACGATATCGTTGGCGAATTGGAAAAAGCCTACCAGAAGATGCCGATTGTTTCTTACAAGATGGATCCGGAACACGGACAGATTATCGGTAAGGCAAAACTTTACGATGGCCGTACCGGTGAACCGTTCTTGAACCCGGTGACAATCGGTTATATGTACTACCTCAAGCTCGGTCACCTTGTTGAAGATAAGATTCACGCTCGTTCGATCGGTTCTTACGCACTCGTGACGCAGCAGCCGCTCGGCGGTAAGAGCCAATTCGGTGGTCAGCGCTTCGGTGAAATGGAAGTGTGGGCTCTCGAAGCTTATGGTGCTGCTTACACATTGCAGGAATTGTTGACGGTGAAGTCCGATGACGTGATGGGTCGTTCGAAGATTTATGACGCTATCGTTCACGGCAAGAATACGCCGGAACCGGGAATCCCCGAATCCTTCAACGTGATGATTCGCGAAGTTCGTTCGCTCTGCCTCGACATCAAGACAAGTGGAGAAAAGTAA
- the rplL gene encoding 50S ribosomal protein L7/L12, translating to MATDIKAIGDQIAGLTLLEAKQLADYLKEAHGIEAAAGGVVVAAAAGAAPAEEKSEFDVVLAECGANKMAVLKAVRAITGLGLKEAKEMVEKADSVVKEGAPKADAEKMKKELEDLGAKVVLK from the coding sequence ATGGCAACAGATATCAAGGCTATTGGTGATCAAATCGCGGGTCTTACCCTCCTCGAAGCCAAGCAGTTGGCTGACTACCTCAAGGAAGCACACGGCATTGAAGCTGCTGCGGGTGGCGTTGTCGTCGCTGCAGCTGCTGGTGCAGCTCCTGCTGAAGAAAAGTCTGAATTTGACGTCGTTCTCGCTGAATGCGGCGCCAACAAGATGGCTGTTCTTAAGGCTGTTCGTGCAATCACCGGCCTCGGCTTGAAGGAAGCCAAGGAAATGGTCGAAAAGGCTGACAGTGTCGTCAAGGAAGGCGCACCGAAGGCTGACGCTGAAAAGATGAAGAAGGAACTCGAAGATCTTGGTGCCAAGGTCGTTCTGAAGTAA
- the rplJ gene encoding 50S ribosomal protein L10 — translation MKAVVKKQQKVDSIVKEFEGATSIFLLNYEKIPVELDNKLRKNLKSKGVKYVAVKNTLLKKVLEKMGVTGLDDALKGATSVMVGPADDPISPAREIEKFHKENPDFLVAKSLYLDGAVRPGSDVVELSKIPDRAGMLAQLVTIILGPGSTIAGQLKSLTEKLEKEQAGASA, via the coding sequence ATGAAAGCTGTAGTTAAAAAACAACAGAAAGTTGATTCTATCGTTAAAGAGTTTGAAGGTGCAACTTCGATCTTCCTTCTCAACTATGAGAAGATCCCTGTTGAACTGGACAACAAGCTCCGTAAGAATCTCAAGTCCAAGGGCGTTAAGTATGTCGCTGTCAAGAACACTCTCTTGAAGAAGGTTCTTGAAAAGATGGGCGTTACTGGTCTTGACGATGCACTCAAGGGTGCAACTTCCGTCATGGTCGGTCCGGCCGATGATCCGATTAGCCCGGCACGTGAAATCGAAAAATTCCATAAGGAAAATCCGGATTTCCTCGTTGCTAAGAGCTTGTACCTGGATGGTGCAGTTCGCCCGGGTTCCGATGTCGTTGAACTTTCCAAGATTCCAGACCGCGCAGGCATGCTTGCTCAGTTGGTCACAATCATTCTTGGACCGGGTTCGACCATTGCGGGTCAACTCAAATCTCTCACGGAAAAACTGGAGAAGGAACAGGCTGGAGCATCCGCCTAA